Proteins co-encoded in one Setaria viridis chromosome 9, Setaria_viridis_v4.0, whole genome shotgun sequence genomic window:
- the LOC117837726 gene encoding uncharacterized protein isoform X2: protein MLAIRSTKCPVAFLGAAGALVVLVTAVHVFMVPILPSSLDYFGARSSISRPSNALPGVGVVDSRLRGQFPSDSHGAVVFRGAPWKAEVGRWLAGCHANSSSVNVTEAIGAKRCEKDCSGRGVCNYNLGECRCFHGYSGKGCEEVLKLECNLPSSPEWPAGRWIVSICAAHCDTTRAMCFCGPGTKYPDRPVAEACGFKTIFPAKPDDPKLTDWKTPDLENVFTTNRSKLGWCNVVPEDAYSSKVKYKEECDCKYDGLWGQFCETRVECSCINQCSGHGHCRGGFCQCDSGYFGIDCSIPSAHSLAHDLPSWLHPPVNLPDLKIVNSTSINVKAIVQKKRPLIYVYDLPAEFDNHLLEGRHFKFQCVNRIYDGRNRTLWTQQLYGAQMALYESILASPHRTLNGDEADYFYVPVLDSCLITRSDDAPHLLMPRDLRLRSYHALEYYRMAYDHIAQQYPYWNRTSGRDHIWFFSWDEGACYAPREIWNSMMLVHWGNTNTKHKNSTSAYWADNWDHIPLDRRGNHPCFDPRKDLVLPAWKEPDPGAIWLKLWARPRINRTTLFYFNGNLGPAYEGGRPEDTYSMGIRQKLAAEFGSTPNKQGNLGRQYATDVTVTYLRTEKYYEELASSVFCGVLPGDGWSGRMEDSMLQGCIPVIIQSVYKKMTSQTS from the exons ATGCTCGCAATccgttcgacgaaatgcccaGTGGCATTtctgggcgccgccggcgccctggTGGTGCTTGTCACCGCTGTCCATGTGTTCATGGTGCCAatcctcccttcctccttggatTACTTCGGTGCTCGCAGCAGTATAAGCCGCCCAAGTAATGCTCTCCCGGGCGTTGGGGTGGTGGATTCGCGTCTCAGGGGGCAGTTCCCTTCTGATTCGCATGGTGCTGTGGTGTTCCGTGGCGCACCATGGAAGGCTGAGGTTGGGAGATGGCTTGCTGGGTGCCATGCTAATTCCTCGTCTGTCAATGTCACTGAG GCAATAGGTGCAAAGCGATGTGAGAAAGACTGCAGTGGCCGTGGTGTGTGCAACTATAATCTGGGAGAGTGCAGATGCTTTCATGGATATTCTG GGAAAGGATGTGAGGAGGTTCTGAAATTGGAATGCAACCTCCCGAGTTCCCCAGAATGGCCTGCAGGACGATGGATAGTTTCCATATGTGCAGCTCACTGTGACACAACCAGGGCAATGTGCTTCTGTGGTCCAGGAACAAAATACCCAGATCGCCCTGTGGCAGAAGCTTGTGGTTTTAAAACAAT TTTTCCTGCAAAACCTGATGATCCAAAGCTTACCGATTGGAAAACACCCGACCTGGAAAACGTATTCACGACAAACAGAAGTAAGTTAGGCTGGTGTAATGTGGTCCCTGAGGATGCATATTCGTCCAAAGTGAAGTATAAAGAAGAATGTGATTGCAAATATGATGGACTCTGGGGGCAGTTCTGTGAGACACGTGTTGAATGCAGCTGCATCAACCAATGCTCTGGACATGGACATTGCCGTGGTGGTTTCTGTCAG TGTGACAGTGGTTATTTTGGGATTGATTGCAGTATCCCATCAGCGCATTCACTTGCACATGACTTGCCCTCATGGCTCCACCCACCAGTGAATTTACCAGACTTGAAAATTGTAAACAGTACCTCCATCAATGTTAAGGCCATTGTTCAGAAAAAAAGGCCACTAATATATGTATATGATTTGCCAGCTGAGTTTGACAATCATCTTCTTGAA GGACGACATTTCAAGTTTCAGTGTGTGAACAGAATTTACGATGGCAGAAACAGAACATTGTGGACCCAGCAATTGTATGGTGCCcag ATGGCACTCTATGAGAGCATTCTTGCTAGCCCTCACCGCACTCTTAATGGGGACGAAGCTGATTATTTCTATGTGCCAGTGCTTGACTCATGTCTAATAACTAGATCTGATGATGCTCCACATCTGCTAATGCCG AGGGACCTGCGCCTCAGGAGTTACCATGCTCTGGAGTACTATAGAATGGCGTATGATCACATAGCTCAGCAGTATCCTTACTGGAACCGCACTTCGGGAAGAGACCACATATGG TTCTTTTCATGGGATGAAGGTGCCTGCTATGCTCCAAGAGAAATCTGGAACAGCATGATGCTTGTCCACTGGGGAAACACTAACACGAAACATAAGAATTCAACAAGTGCTTATTGGGCAGACAACTGGGATCATATTCCTTTAGATAGAAGAGGCAACCATCCATGTTTTGATCCAAGAAAGGATCTAGTGCTTCCGGCATGGAAGGAACCTGACCCAGGGGCGATATGGTTAAAACTATGGGCAAG GCCAAGGATTAACCGTACAACACTTTTCTATTTCAACGGTAATCTAGGTCCAGCATATGAAGGAGGCCGCCCAGAAGACAC GTATAGCATGGGGATTCGGCAGAAGCTAGCAGCTGAATTTGGTTCCACACCAAACAAGCAGGGAAATCTTGGAAGGCAGTATGCCACTGATGTGACAGTGACCTATTTACGAACTGAGAAATATTATGAGGAACTAGCAAGCTCTGTTTTCTGTGGTGTCCTGCCAGGGGATGGCTGGAGTGGGCGTATGGAAGACAGCATGCTTCAAGGATGTATTCCTGTCATAATTCAG TCCGTCTACAAGAAGATGACATCCCAAACCTCATAA
- the LOC117837726 gene encoding uncharacterized protein isoform X1, with product MLAIRSTKCPVAFLGAAGALVVLVTAVHVFMVPILPSSLDYFGARSSISRPSNALPGVGVVDSRLRGQFPSDSHGAVVFRGAPWKAEVGRWLAGCHANSSSVNVTEAIGAKRCEKDCSGRGVCNYNLGECRCFHGYSGKGCEEVLKLECNLPSSPEWPAGRWIVSICAAHCDTTRAMCFCGPGTKYPDRPVAEACGFKTIFPAKPDDPKLTDWKTPDLENVFTTNRSKLGWCNVVPEDAYSSKVKYKEECDCKYDGLWGQFCETRVECSCINQCSGHGHCRGGFCQCDSGYFGIDCSIPSAHSLAHDLPSWLHPPVNLPDLKIVNSTSINVKAIVQKKRPLIYVYDLPAEFDNHLLEGRHFKFQCVNRIYDGRNRTLWTQQLYGAQMALYESILASPHRTLNGDEADYFYVPVLDSCLITRSDDAPHLLMPRDLRLRSYHALEYYRMAYDHIAQQYPYWNRTSGRDHIWFFSWDEGACYAPREIWNSMMLVHWGNTNTKHKNSTSAYWADNWDHIPLDRRGNHPCFDPRKDLVLPAWKEPDPGAIWLKLWARPRINRTTLFYFNGNLGPAYEGGRPEDTYSMGIRQKLAAEFGSTPNKQGNLGRQYATDVTVTYLRTEKYYEELASSVFCGVLPGDGWSGRMEDSMLQGCIPVIIQDGIFLPYENVLNYNSFAVRLQEDDIPNLISTLRGINETQVEFMLGNVRQMWQRFFYRDSILLEAQRQKRLFSEEAPWSVEVSKLPDDDDVFATFMQVLHYKLYNDPWRQGLLQTKETGLPTICSRAS from the exons ATGCTCGCAATccgttcgacgaaatgcccaGTGGCATTtctgggcgccgccggcgccctggTGGTGCTTGTCACCGCTGTCCATGTGTTCATGGTGCCAatcctcccttcctccttggatTACTTCGGTGCTCGCAGCAGTATAAGCCGCCCAAGTAATGCTCTCCCGGGCGTTGGGGTGGTGGATTCGCGTCTCAGGGGGCAGTTCCCTTCTGATTCGCATGGTGCTGTGGTGTTCCGTGGCGCACCATGGAAGGCTGAGGTTGGGAGATGGCTTGCTGGGTGCCATGCTAATTCCTCGTCTGTCAATGTCACTGAG GCAATAGGTGCAAAGCGATGTGAGAAAGACTGCAGTGGCCGTGGTGTGTGCAACTATAATCTGGGAGAGTGCAGATGCTTTCATGGATATTCTG GGAAAGGATGTGAGGAGGTTCTGAAATTGGAATGCAACCTCCCGAGTTCCCCAGAATGGCCTGCAGGACGATGGATAGTTTCCATATGTGCAGCTCACTGTGACACAACCAGGGCAATGTGCTTCTGTGGTCCAGGAACAAAATACCCAGATCGCCCTGTGGCAGAAGCTTGTGGTTTTAAAACAAT TTTTCCTGCAAAACCTGATGATCCAAAGCTTACCGATTGGAAAACACCCGACCTGGAAAACGTATTCACGACAAACAGAAGTAAGTTAGGCTGGTGTAATGTGGTCCCTGAGGATGCATATTCGTCCAAAGTGAAGTATAAAGAAGAATGTGATTGCAAATATGATGGACTCTGGGGGCAGTTCTGTGAGACACGTGTTGAATGCAGCTGCATCAACCAATGCTCTGGACATGGACATTGCCGTGGTGGTTTCTGTCAG TGTGACAGTGGTTATTTTGGGATTGATTGCAGTATCCCATCAGCGCATTCACTTGCACATGACTTGCCCTCATGGCTCCACCCACCAGTGAATTTACCAGACTTGAAAATTGTAAACAGTACCTCCATCAATGTTAAGGCCATTGTTCAGAAAAAAAGGCCACTAATATATGTATATGATTTGCCAGCTGAGTTTGACAATCATCTTCTTGAA GGACGACATTTCAAGTTTCAGTGTGTGAACAGAATTTACGATGGCAGAAACAGAACATTGTGGACCCAGCAATTGTATGGTGCCcag ATGGCACTCTATGAGAGCATTCTTGCTAGCCCTCACCGCACTCTTAATGGGGACGAAGCTGATTATTTCTATGTGCCAGTGCTTGACTCATGTCTAATAACTAGATCTGATGATGCTCCACATCTGCTAATGCCG AGGGACCTGCGCCTCAGGAGTTACCATGCTCTGGAGTACTATAGAATGGCGTATGATCACATAGCTCAGCAGTATCCTTACTGGAACCGCACTTCGGGAAGAGACCACATATGG TTCTTTTCATGGGATGAAGGTGCCTGCTATGCTCCAAGAGAAATCTGGAACAGCATGATGCTTGTCCACTGGGGAAACACTAACACGAAACATAAGAATTCAACAAGTGCTTATTGGGCAGACAACTGGGATCATATTCCTTTAGATAGAAGAGGCAACCATCCATGTTTTGATCCAAGAAAGGATCTAGTGCTTCCGGCATGGAAGGAACCTGACCCAGGGGCGATATGGTTAAAACTATGGGCAAG GCCAAGGATTAACCGTACAACACTTTTCTATTTCAACGGTAATCTAGGTCCAGCATATGAAGGAGGCCGCCCAGAAGACAC GTATAGCATGGGGATTCGGCAGAAGCTAGCAGCTGAATTTGGTTCCACACCAAACAAGCAGGGAAATCTTGGAAGGCAGTATGCCACTGATGTGACAGTGACCTATTTACGAACTGAGAAATATTATGAGGAACTAGCAAGCTCTGTTTTCTGTGGTGTCCTGCCAGGGGATGGCTGGAGTGGGCGTATGGAAGACAGCATGCTTCAAGGATGTATTCCTGTCATAATTCAG GATGGAATTTTTCTGCCGTATGAAAATGTGCTTAACTACAACAGTTTTGCAGTCCGTCTACAAGAAGATGACATCCCAAACCTCATAAGTACACTTCGA GGAATAAATGAAACGCAAGTAGAGTTTATGCTTGGGAATGTGCGCCAGATGTGGCAGAGGTTTTTCTATAGAGACTCTATATTGCTGGAGGCACAGAGACAGAAAAGGCTGTTCTCTGAAGAGGCACCCTGGTCTGTTGAGGTATCAAAACtacctgatgatgatgatgtctttGCGACATTTATGCAG GTATTGCATTATAAACTGTACAATGACCCTTGGCGGCAAGGTCTCCTGCAAACAAAGGAAACTGGGTTGCCTACCATCTGCTCGAGAGCTTCCTGA
- the LOC117837726 gene encoding uncharacterized protein isoform X3 codes for MLAIRSTKCPVAFLGAAGALVVLVTAVHVFMVPILPSSLDYFGARSSISRPSNALPGVGVVDSRLRGQFPSDSHGAVVFRGAPWKAEVGRWLAGCHANSSSVNVTEAIGAKRCEKDCSGRGVCNYNLGECRCFHGYSGKGCEEVLKLECNLPSSPEWPAGRWIVSICAAHCDTTRAMCFCGPGTKYPDRPVAEACGFKTIFPAKPDDPKLTDWKTPDLENVFTTNRSKLGWCNVVPEDAYSSKVKYKEECDCKYDGLWGQFCETRVECSCINQCSGHGHCRGGFCQCDSGYFGIDCSIPSAHSLAHDLPSWLHPPVNLPDLKIVNSTSINVKAIVQKKRPLIYVYDLPAEFDNHLLEGRHFKFQCVNRIYDGRNRTLWTQQLYGAQMALYESILASPHRTLNGDEADYFYVPVLDSCLITRSDDAPHLLMPRDLRLRSYHALEYYRMAYDHIAQQYPYWNRTSGRDHIWFFSWDEGACYAPREIWNSMMLVHWGNTNTKHKNSTSAYWADNWDHIPLDRRGNHPCFDPRKDLVLPAWKEPDPGAIWLKLWARPRINRTTLFYFNGNLGPAYEGGRPEDTYSMGIRQKLAAEFGSTPNKQGNLGRQYATDVTVTYLRTEKYYEELASSVFCGVLPGDGWSGRMEDSMLQGCIPVIIQFCSPSTRR; via the exons ATGCTCGCAATccgttcgacgaaatgcccaGTGGCATTtctgggcgccgccggcgccctggTGGTGCTTGTCACCGCTGTCCATGTGTTCATGGTGCCAatcctcccttcctccttggatTACTTCGGTGCTCGCAGCAGTATAAGCCGCCCAAGTAATGCTCTCCCGGGCGTTGGGGTGGTGGATTCGCGTCTCAGGGGGCAGTTCCCTTCTGATTCGCATGGTGCTGTGGTGTTCCGTGGCGCACCATGGAAGGCTGAGGTTGGGAGATGGCTTGCTGGGTGCCATGCTAATTCCTCGTCTGTCAATGTCACTGAG GCAATAGGTGCAAAGCGATGTGAGAAAGACTGCAGTGGCCGTGGTGTGTGCAACTATAATCTGGGAGAGTGCAGATGCTTTCATGGATATTCTG GGAAAGGATGTGAGGAGGTTCTGAAATTGGAATGCAACCTCCCGAGTTCCCCAGAATGGCCTGCAGGACGATGGATAGTTTCCATATGTGCAGCTCACTGTGACACAACCAGGGCAATGTGCTTCTGTGGTCCAGGAACAAAATACCCAGATCGCCCTGTGGCAGAAGCTTGTGGTTTTAAAACAAT TTTTCCTGCAAAACCTGATGATCCAAAGCTTACCGATTGGAAAACACCCGACCTGGAAAACGTATTCACGACAAACAGAAGTAAGTTAGGCTGGTGTAATGTGGTCCCTGAGGATGCATATTCGTCCAAAGTGAAGTATAAAGAAGAATGTGATTGCAAATATGATGGACTCTGGGGGCAGTTCTGTGAGACACGTGTTGAATGCAGCTGCATCAACCAATGCTCTGGACATGGACATTGCCGTGGTGGTTTCTGTCAG TGTGACAGTGGTTATTTTGGGATTGATTGCAGTATCCCATCAGCGCATTCACTTGCACATGACTTGCCCTCATGGCTCCACCCACCAGTGAATTTACCAGACTTGAAAATTGTAAACAGTACCTCCATCAATGTTAAGGCCATTGTTCAGAAAAAAAGGCCACTAATATATGTATATGATTTGCCAGCTGAGTTTGACAATCATCTTCTTGAA GGACGACATTTCAAGTTTCAGTGTGTGAACAGAATTTACGATGGCAGAAACAGAACATTGTGGACCCAGCAATTGTATGGTGCCcag ATGGCACTCTATGAGAGCATTCTTGCTAGCCCTCACCGCACTCTTAATGGGGACGAAGCTGATTATTTCTATGTGCCAGTGCTTGACTCATGTCTAATAACTAGATCTGATGATGCTCCACATCTGCTAATGCCG AGGGACCTGCGCCTCAGGAGTTACCATGCTCTGGAGTACTATAGAATGGCGTATGATCACATAGCTCAGCAGTATCCTTACTGGAACCGCACTTCGGGAAGAGACCACATATGG TTCTTTTCATGGGATGAAGGTGCCTGCTATGCTCCAAGAGAAATCTGGAACAGCATGATGCTTGTCCACTGGGGAAACACTAACACGAAACATAAGAATTCAACAAGTGCTTATTGGGCAGACAACTGGGATCATATTCCTTTAGATAGAAGAGGCAACCATCCATGTTTTGATCCAAGAAAGGATCTAGTGCTTCCGGCATGGAAGGAACCTGACCCAGGGGCGATATGGTTAAAACTATGGGCAAG GCCAAGGATTAACCGTACAACACTTTTCTATTTCAACGGTAATCTAGGTCCAGCATATGAAGGAGGCCGCCCAGAAGACAC GTATAGCATGGGGATTCGGCAGAAGCTAGCAGCTGAATTTGGTTCCACACCAAACAAGCAGGGAAATCTTGGAAGGCAGTATGCCACTGATGTGACAGTGACCTATTTACGAACTGAGAAATATTATGAGGAACTAGCAAGCTCTGTTTTCTGTGGTGTCCTGCCAGGGGATGGCTGGAGTGGGCGTATGGAAGACAGCATGCTTCAAGGATGTATTCCTGTCATAATTCAG TTTTGCAGTCCGTCTACAAGAAGATGA